In Kwoniella dejecticola CBS 10117 chromosome 6, complete sequence, a genomic segment contains:
- a CDS encoding mitochondrial 37S ribosomal protein mS23: MRRIPSQVPQAVSRLLQGNVLQQPPTWYIPVLSNPPPVLPPRQTVQRIRPANDSIESRDASDMAFIPAGELERRDRLRKFKSRKNKPERIVYLRDKIRRQFFKDFAFEALRPISLVENQEIGESSKIDGEGWTRLEQRGLYPTVEDTIAFVINIQKTRSIPISDAYAIATREFIALRARHEQATIAAEIEARYYGAEFKPDAFERQFNLEDKSLSSLLPPSTRQSSESSKVKYRKLPRWQWSNSLSPSTLGSSNEFTGGEGYMQNWKLPEPPKESILPDSELLSSIPHQGNISSQEDQSRAQQQDQEGEGSEDDLAFLTSVLGKSRT, encoded by the exons ATGCGACGGATCCCCTCTCAAGTACCTCAAGCAGTATCCCGCTTACTACAGGGAAACGTCCTCCAACAACCTCCAACATGGTACATCCCCGTCCTGTCGAACCCTCCTCCcgtccttcctcctcgtcagACGGTCCAGCGAATCAGACCAGCAAATGACAGTATAGAATCTCGCGACGCCAGTGATATGGCATTCATCCCTGCTGGCGAACTCGAACGAAGGGATAGATTGAGGAAATTCAAAAGTAGGAAAAATAAACCTGAACGAATAGTTTATCTTCGAGATAAGATCAGGAGACAGTTTTTCAAGGATTTCGCATTTGAGGCATTACGCCCGATTTCTTTAGTGGAGAATCAGGAGATCGGTGAGAGTAGTAAGATCGATGGAGAGGGGTGGACGAGGTTGGAACAGAGGGGATTGTATCCTACGGTCGAAGA CACTATCGCCTTTGTCATAAATATCCAGAAAACACGCTCGATCCCAATCTCCGACGCCTACGCTATCGCTACTCGAGAATTCATCGCTCTCAGAGCACGACACGAGCAAGCTACTATCGCGGCTGAGATTGAGGCCAGGTATTATGGGGCGGAATTCAAGCCTGATGCATTT GAACGTCAATTCAACCTCGAAGACAAATCTTTATCGTCCCTCCTCCCACCTTCGACACGCCAATCATCCGAAAGCTCCAAAGTGAAATACCGGAAATTACCACGATGGCAATGGTCCAATTCGCTCTCCCCCTCAACACTGGGAAGCTCCAACGAATTTACGGGTGGAGAGGGTTATATGCAAAATTGGAAATTACCTGAACCGCCCAAAGAATCGATCTTGCCAGATAGCGAATTATTATCGTCTATCCCGCATCAAGGGAATATATCATCACAAGAAGACCAATCGCGAGCGCAGCaacaagaccaagaaggagagggatCGGAGGATGATTTGGCGTTTTTGACTTCTGTCTTGGGTAAATCGAGGACGTAG
- a CDS encoding nuclear distribution protein PAC1: MSSLLSERQKDELHKSLLSYLHSQGLHDSYEALKRETENDDFQTDDPKARWVGLLEKKWTSVIRLQKKIMDLESRNAALLAELASPNRATSSSSSSSAPFLPRAPARHTLTSHRAPITKVAFHPTWTVVASASEDASVKIWDWESGEMERTVKGHTKSVNDLDFDPKGGFMVTCSSDLTIKIWDTSNEYTNTKTLHGHDHSVSSVRFTPDGEKLVSASRDKTIKVWEVASGYCVKTFSGHSEWVRGVLPSDDGKWLVSCSNDQTSRIWDFATGETKVELRGHEHVLECAIFAPTNCYSAIRELAGLGNAPAGDSRAKAPGAFVATGSRDKTIKLWDAISGQCLRTFVGHDNWIRALVFHPTGKYLLSASDDKTIKIWDLANGRCIKTVDAHGHFVTSMTWGRALIGASDTSTDGMTNGDAGSSKKKDGEDSGPRRINVLATGSVDQTVKIWTP, from the exons ATGTCGAGCCTCCTCTCTGAGCGTCAGAAGGATGAGCT CCATAAATCGCTATTGTCATACCTCCATTCGCAAGGTCTACACGACTCGTACGAGGCACTGAAAAGAGAGACGGAGAACGACGACTTCCAGACGGATGATCCGAAGGCTCGATGGGTGGGGTTactggagaagaagtggactAGTGTTATACGGTTGCAGAAAAAG ATAATGGACCTAGAATCCCGAAATGCCGCCCTCTTAGCTGAACTTGCCTCCCCGAACCGAGccacatcttcctcttcttcatcgtccgCACCCTTCCTGCCGAGAGCACCGGCCCGACATACCTTGACGTCGCACCGCGCACCGATAACGAAAGTGGCGTTCCATCCGACATGGACGGTAGTGGCCAGTGCGAGCGAGGATGCTAGTGTCAAGATCTGGGATTGGGAGTCGGGTGAAATGGAACGGACGGTGAAAGGACATACGAAGAGCGTGAATGATTTGGACTTTGATCCGAAGGGCGGGTTTATGG TGACCTGCTCGTCGGACCTAACGATAAAAATATGGGACACTTCGAATGAGTACACGAATACGAAAACGTTACATGGGCACGATCATTCAGTGTCGAGCGTGCGGTTCACACCAGACGGAGAGAAATTGGTATCGGCAAGTAGGGACAAGACCATAAAAGTATGGGAGGTGGCCAGCGG ATACTGCGTGAAGACGTTCAGCGGGCACTCAGAGTGGGTCAGGGGTGTCTTGCCTTCAGATGATGGGAAATGGTTAGTGAGCTGCTCGAacgatcaa ACCTCTCGAATATGGGACTTTGCTACGGGAGAGACGAAAGTGGAGTTGAGGGGACACGAGCATGTGCTGGAATGCGCAATATTCGCACCTACCAATTGTTATTCCGCCATAAGGGAGTTAGCGGGTCTAGGG AATGCACCGGCTGGTGATAGTCGCGCGAAAGCACCTGGGGCATTCGTAGCTACGGGATCAAGGGATAAAACTATCAAATTATGGGATGCAATATCAGGTCAATGCCTGCGGACATTT GTCGGTCATGATAATTGGATCCGAGCATTAGTATTTCATCCAACGGGGAAGTACCTCTTATCGGCCTCGGATGAtaagacgatcaagatttGGGATCTGGCGAATGGACGATGTATAAAGACCGTTGATGCTCATGGTCATTTCGTCACGAGCATGACGTGGGGTCGAGCCTTGATAGGTGCCAGTGATACGTCAACGGATGGAATGACGAATGGAGATGCGGGATCAagtaagaagaaagacggTGAAGATAGTGGGCCGAGGCGGATCAATGTCCTGGCTACCGGAAGTGTGGATCAGacggtcaag ATATGGACACCGTAA
- a CDS encoding 40S ribosomal protein eS6, which produces MKVNFANPATGAQKLVDFEDERKTRVFLEKRMGQEVPIDSLGEEFAGYVVRITGGNDKQGFPMKQGVLLQNRTRLLLADGHSCYRARRDGERKRKSVRGCIVGNDIGVLAVAIVKQGEKDIPGLTDTVLPKRLGPKRATKIRKFFNLSKEDDVRKFVVRREVTKKNGKTATKAPKIQRLVTPLRLQRKRHLRSLKKRRTEAQKETVSDYKAALAKHAEEKKVHNAAVKAAKKARRSA; this is translated from the exons ATGAAGGTCAATTTCGCCAACCCCGCCACTGGCGCTCAAAAGCTCGTTGActttgaagatgagagaaagaC TCGAGTCTTCTTAGAAAAGAGAATGGGTCAAGAGGTCCCCATTGACTCCCTTGGAGAGGAGTTCGCCGGCTACGTCGTCCGAATCACTGGTGGTAACGACAAGCAAGGTTTCCCCATgaagcaag GTGTTCTCTTGCAAAACAGAACCCGACTCCTCCTTGCCGACGGTCACTCATGTTACCGAGCCCGACGAGACGGAGAGAGAAAGCGAAAATCCGTCCGAGGATGTATCGTCGGAAACGATATCGGTGTTCTTGCCGTCGCCATTGTCAAGCAGGGTGAAAAAGATATTCCCGGTCTCACCGACACCGTCCTCCCCAAGCGATTGGGTCCCAAGAGAGCTACCAAGATCCGAAAGTTCTTCAACTTGTCCAAGGAGGACGACGTCAGAAAATTCGTCGTTCGAAGGGAAGTTACCAAGAAGAACGGAAAGACCGCTACCAAGGCCCCTAAGATCCAA CGACTCGTCACCCCCCTTAGActccagaggaagagacacCTCCGATCCctcaagaagagaagaaccgAGGCCCAAAAGGAGACTGTCTCCGACTACAAGGCCGCTCTTGCCAAGCAcgccgaggagaagaaggtccaCAACGCCGCCGTCAAGGCCGCCAAGAAGGCCAGACGATCCGCTTAA
- a CDS encoding 40S ribosomal protein uS15: MHSKGKGMSASALPYRRSQPSWSKATPEEVSDQIFKLARRGLSPSQIGVVLRDSHGIPQVKNVTGNKILRILKTNGLAPSIPEDMYHLIKKAVSVRKHLERNRADKDGKFRMILIESRIHRLARYYIKTQQLPATFKYEAATASTLVA; this comes from the exons ATGCACTCCAAAGGAAAgggtatgtcagcttccgCCCTGCCATACCGAAGATCCCAACCTTCGTGGTCCAAGGCTACCCCCGAGGAAGTCTCCGACCAAATCTTCAAGTTGGCCAGAAGAGGTCTCTCCCCCTCGCAAATCGGTGTCGTCCTCCGAGACTCGCACGGTATCCCCCAAGTCAAGAACGTTACCGGTAACAAGATCTTGAGAATCCTCAAGACCAACG GCCTCGCCCCTTCGATCCCAGAGGACATGTACCacctgatcaagaaggccgTTTCCGTCCGAAAGCACCTCGAGCGAAACAGAGCCGACAAAGACGGTAAATT CCGAATGATTCTTATCGAATCGAGAATCCACAGACTCGCTCGATACTACATCAAGACCCAACAACTTCCCGCCACCTTCAAATACGAGGCCGCCACCGCTTCCACCCTTGTCGCCTAA